The Gemmatimonadaceae bacterium genome includes a window with the following:
- a CDS encoding DPP IV N-terminal domain-containing protein, whose translation MPAHPLLFRHALGQSPSRFGVAGLALGAVMAASLGIAAPGAAQHPTHTNTANWTLADKFTPEALRPILYSSAVDPHWIGKTDSMWYNWKDHTGSTFFLVVPALNVKRPLFDQTKLAAALTAASGRAYDGYNLPFTTLDLSKDHKTFEFNADSSRWKWTLAAETLERVGKATRETGGADGRGGGRGGGFGGRGGNFRNFSPDSTHFVFARDNNLFLVDTLTKDTVQISTDGERKRTFGYLDTAAVLLAREGMAAGGRGAPPLDSRVRANVTWSRDSKAFAVTRQDERKVKDLYLVNYLANPRPTLMEYPYAMPGEADVPQMELYTYVLGDKSVTPLDVSKYKDQRIMNLVWPDAGHDVLSLVRRDRTQRELEMIDINLQTHDIKTILTEKSDWGGLQTQEPRYVKAGGDFIWWSDSTGWGEYYLYSHDGKLKNALTSGPWRAENLVEVDSVHGAAWVTGVGREPGEDPYYHHLYKVNLDGTGLTLVDAGNATHTSDLSPSFRYDVDNSSRIDVEPHAVIRNETGKVVMDLETMDVSGLRTLGWKPPEPFHVKAADGITDIWGEMWKPFDFDSSKSYPIITYTYPGPQTESVIFNFSPSAQQQRLAQLGFIVVTFGNRGGSPERSRAYDTFGYLNLRDYGLADKKYVIEELGAEHRYIDLNRVGIYGHSGGGFQTAAAMLLPPYNDFFKVGVSESGNHDNNVYNQNWSEQYHGLRIESAADSARARGGRGGRGGRGGARGGGDAGGMPAAGTPADTGTKYEIHVPTTVELAANLKGALLLETGLMDNNVHPANTMRLVNALIKANKRFSLMVYPPKPHGYGDMAPYAQVMMMEFFATHFLGDDYGGSAEMTAH comes from the coding sequence ATGCCCGCCCATCCGCTACTGTTTCGCCACGCGCTCGGACAATCGCCCAGCCGGTTCGGCGTTGCTGGACTTGCCCTCGGGGCGGTGATGGCCGCGTCGCTCGGCATCGCAGCACCGGGCGCGGCGCAGCACCCGACGCACACCAACACGGCCAACTGGACGCTCGCCGACAAGTTCACCCCGGAGGCGTTGCGGCCGATCCTCTACAGCTCGGCGGTGGATCCGCACTGGATCGGCAAGACCGATTCGATGTGGTACAACTGGAAGGACCACACGGGGTCCACCTTCTTCCTCGTGGTGCCGGCGCTCAATGTCAAGCGGCCGCTGTTCGATCAAACCAAGCTCGCCGCCGCGCTCACCGCTGCATCGGGGCGCGCGTACGACGGCTACAACCTGCCGTTCACCACGCTCGATCTCAGCAAGGATCACAAGACCTTCGAGTTCAACGCCGACAGTTCGCGCTGGAAGTGGACGCTGGCCGCCGAAACGCTGGAGCGCGTGGGCAAGGCCACGCGCGAGACCGGCGGGGCCGACGGCCGGGGAGGCGGGAGGGGCGGCGGCTTCGGCGGCCGCGGAGGCAACTTCCGCAACTTCTCACCCGACAGCACGCACTTCGTGTTCGCGCGCGACAACAACCTGTTCCTCGTCGATACGTTGACGAAGGACACGGTGCAGATCTCCACCGACGGCGAGCGTAAGCGGACGTTCGGCTACCTCGATACGGCCGCCGTGCTGCTGGCCCGCGAAGGCATGGCCGCCGGCGGTCGCGGCGCGCCGCCGCTTGACTCGCGCGTGCGGGCCAACGTGACCTGGTCGCGCGACTCCAAGGCATTCGCGGTCACGCGCCAGGACGAACGCAAGGTGAAGGACCTCTATCTGGTGAACTACCTCGCCAATCCGCGTCCCACGCTCATGGAGTATCCGTACGCCATGCCGGGCGAGGCGGACGTGCCGCAGATGGAGCTTTACACGTACGTGCTCGGCGACAAGTCGGTGACGCCGTTGGACGTGAGCAAGTACAAGGACCAGAGAATCATGAATCTCGTGTGGCCCGATGCGGGCCACGATGTGCTGAGCCTGGTCCGGCGCGACCGCACCCAGCGCGAACTGGAGATGATCGACATCAACCTCCAGACGCACGACATCAAGACCATCCTCACCGAGAAGAGCGACTGGGGTGGACTGCAGACGCAGGAGCCGCGTTACGTGAAGGCCGGCGGCGACTTCATCTGGTGGTCCGACAGCACGGGATGGGGCGAGTACTACCTCTATTCGCACGATGGAAAGCTCAAGAACGCGCTCACGTCGGGTCCCTGGCGGGCCGAGAATCTCGTCGAGGTCGACTCGGTACATGGCGCGGCCTGGGTCACCGGCGTGGGTCGCGAGCCCGGCGAGGACCCCTACTACCACCACCTGTACAAGGTCAATCTCGACGGCACAGGGCTCACGCTCGTCGACGCCGGCAACGCCACGCATACGTCCGATCTCTCGCCCAGTTTCAGGTACGACGTGGACAACTCTTCACGGATCGACGTGGAGCCGCATGCCGTGATCCGTAACGAAACGGGCAAGGTCGTGATGGACCTCGAAACGATGGATGTCTCCGGGCTCAGGACGCTGGGCTGGAAGCCCCCCGAACCCTTTCACGTGAAGGCGGCCGACGGGATCACCGACATCTGGGGTGAGATGTGGAAGCCATTCGACTTCGATTCGTCCAAGTCGTACCCGATCATCACCTACACCTACCCCGGACCACAGACCGAGTCGGTGATCTTCAACTTCTCACCCTCGGCGCAGCAGCAGCGGCTGGCACAGCTCGGTTTCATCGTCGTCACCTTCGGCAACCGCGGGGGCAGCCCCGAACGGTCGCGAGCGTACGACACCTTCGGGTACCTCAATCTCCGCGACTACGGGCTGGCCGACAAGAAATACGTGATCGAGGAACTGGGCGCCGAACACCGCTACATCGACCTCAACCGGGTGGGGATCTACGGGCATTCGGGTGGTGGCTTCCAGACGGCGGCGGCCATGCTGCTGCCGCCCTATAACGATTTCTTCAAGGTTGGCGTGAGCGAATCGGGCAACCACGACAACAACGTCTACAACCAGAACTGGAGCGAGCAGTACCACGGGCTGCGCATCGAGTCGGCAGCCGACAGCGCCCGGGCACGCGGCGGGCGGGGCGGGCGCGGTGGACGTGGCGGAGCGCGGGGCGGCGGTGACGCGGGCGGGATGCCGGCTGCCGGTACGCCGGCCGATACCGGCACGAAGTACGAAATCCACGTGCCGACCACGGTGGAGTTGGCGGCGAACCTCAAGGGCGCGCTGCTCCTCGAAACTGGGCTCATGGACAACAACGTGCATCCAGCCAACACCATGCGGTTGGTGAACGCGCTCATCAAGGCCAACAAGAGGTTCTCCCTCATGGTCTATCCACCGAAGCCGCACGGCTACGGCGACATGGCCCCGTACGCGCAGGTGATGATGATGGAATTCTTCGCCACCCATTTCCTGGGGGACGACTACGGCGGCAGCGCGGAGATGACGGCGCACTAG
- a CDS encoding potassium transporter Kup, with the protein MPAEPSRSGEPLADPTANGTSGFHSAIPRERQHVESNPTGKRLAFLSLAALGVVYGDIGTSPLYALKECFRPEYGIDPVQRNVYGVLSLLVWILILVVCVKYLVFIMRADNRGEGGILALLALLLRDSATPRPAVSRRWLVVLGIFGAALLYGDGMITPAISVLGAMEGLQIAAPHLGEFTVVVSTVLILFALFSLQKHGTSRVGGLFGPIMAVWFVAIAALGIAEILRAPAILLAINPWWGVQFFLEHGEAGFFILGAVVLVVTGAEALYADMGHFGKRPIRLAWFAFVFPALLLNYFGQGAILLREPSAVTNPFFLLAPHVLLYPLVVIATLAAIVASQALISGAFSLMQQSVQLGYSPRVTIIHTSSREAGQIYIPEVNDVLRIGTIVLVLSFRSVANLSAAYGIAVTGTMVITSLLFYSVARTRWKWSLLKAGSLTLAFLIVDVALMAANLVKIRYGGWVPIAIAVAIFALMSTWKRGRIMLNRVLHSGALPLDLFLDDVARRKPTRVPGTAVFMTSSPKGVPVVLLHHLKHNKVLHDQVVLMSIMTLEVPEVDNAERITLEKFEEGFWRVTARYGFMETPDVPEVLNRARALGLRAKPLDTTFYLGRERIIVLGKGEKRTGRGAVPDAEEGPVLEMARWRKKLFVVMSRNARSATEFFSIPPNRVVELGAQVEF; encoded by the coding sequence ATGCCCGCTGAGCCCTCCCGCTCGGGCGAGCCGTTGGCCGACCCAACGGCCAACGGTACGAGCGGCTTCCATAGCGCCATCCCCCGCGAACGGCAGCACGTCGAATCCAATCCCACCGGCAAACGGCTGGCGTTCCTATCGCTGGCCGCGCTGGGCGTGGTCTACGGCGACATCGGCACCAGCCCGCTGTACGCGCTCAAGGAGTGCTTCCGGCCGGAATACGGGATCGATCCAGTGCAGCGCAATGTCTATGGCGTGCTATCGCTGCTCGTCTGGATCCTGATCCTCGTGGTCTGCGTGAAGTACCTGGTGTTCATCATGCGGGCCGACAACCGGGGAGAGGGCGGCATCCTGGCCCTGCTCGCACTGCTCCTCCGTGACAGCGCGACACCCCGTCCCGCGGTGAGCCGGCGGTGGCTGGTGGTGCTCGGGATCTTCGGGGCGGCGCTGCTCTACGGCGACGGCATGATCACGCCGGCCATCTCGGTGCTCGGCGCGATGGAGGGCCTGCAGATCGCAGCCCCGCACCTGGGCGAATTCACCGTGGTCGTGTCTACCGTCCTCATCCTGTTCGCGTTGTTCTCGCTGCAGAAGCACGGCACGTCTCGAGTGGGGGGCCTGTTCGGGCCGATCATGGCCGTCTGGTTCGTGGCCATCGCCGCGTTGGGAATCGCAGAGATCCTCCGCGCGCCGGCCATCCTGCTCGCGATCAACCCGTGGTGGGGGGTGCAGTTCTTTCTCGAGCACGGCGAAGCCGGGTTCTTCATCCTCGGCGCGGTGGTGCTCGTGGTCACGGGAGCGGAGGCCCTCTACGCCGACATGGGGCATTTCGGAAAGCGGCCCATTCGCCTGGCCTGGTTCGCGTTCGTGTTCCCCGCGCTGCTGCTCAACTACTTTGGCCAGGGCGCCATCTTGCTGCGCGAGCCGAGCGCGGTCACCAACCCGTTCTTCCTCTTGGCACCGCACGTCCTGTTGTACCCGCTTGTCGTGATCGCCACGCTGGCCGCCATCGTGGCGTCGCAGGCCCTCATCTCGGGTGCGTTCTCCCTCATGCAGCAGAGCGTGCAACTCGGATACTCGCCGCGCGTGACGATCATCCACACATCGAGCCGCGAAGCAGGGCAGATCTACATTCCCGAGGTCAACGACGTGCTGCGCATCGGCACGATCGTGCTCGTGCTGAGTTTCCGGTCGGTGGCCAACCTGAGTGCCGCCTACGGCATCGCCGTCACCGGCACCATGGTGATCACATCGTTGCTGTTCTACTCCGTCGCGCGCACCCGGTGGAAGTGGTCGTTGCTCAAGGCGGGATCGCTCACCCTCGCTTTCCTCATCGTGGATGTGGCGCTGATGGCCGCCAACCTGGTGAAGATCAGGTATGGCGGCTGGGTGCCGATCGCCATCGCCGTGGCGATCTTCGCACTGATGAGCACTTGGAAGCGGGGGCGCATCATGCTCAACCGTGTCCTGCATTCGGGGGCGTTGCCGCTCGATCTATTCCTCGACGATGTGGCCCGCCGCAAGCCCACCCGGGTGCCGGGCACGGCGGTGTTCATGACCTCGTCGCCCAAGGGCGTGCCGGTGGTGCTGCTGCACCATCTCAAGCACAACAAAGTGCTGCACGACCAGGTGGTGCTGATGTCGATCATGACGCTCGAGGTGCCCGAGGTGGACAACGCCGAGCGGATCACGCTGGAGAAATTTGAAGAGGGCTTCTGGCGGGTCACGGCGCGCTACGGCTTCATGGAAACGCCCGACGTTCCCGAGGTGCTCAACCGGGCGCGCGCGCTCGGCCTCCGGGCCAAGCCACTCGATACGACCTTCTACCTGGGGCGCGAACGTATCATCGTGCTCGGCAAGGGCGAGAAGCGCACCGGCCGGGGAGCGGTACCCGATGCGGAAGAGGGACCGGTGCTCGAGATGGCGCGGTGGCGCAAGAAGCTATTCGTCGTGATGTCGCGCAACGCGCGTTCGGCAACTGAATTCTTCAGCATTCCGCCGAATCGCGTGGTGGAACTGGGAGCCCAGGTCGAGTTCTGA
- a CDS encoding PadR family transcriptional regulator → MGRMFEQGDLKFVILQLLDEKPRHGYDIIKALEERSHGAYSPSAGTVYPTLTMLEEMGYAKATAEDGGKKVYEITAEGKKHLEENSSTVESIFARISEAVEPFFSSSMADVRSAMRHLARSSLGTAMKHAESREVLGKIAEVLNRAAGEIDAITG, encoded by the coding sequence ATGGGTCGCATGTTCGAGCAGGGTGATTTGAAGTTCGTCATCCTCCAATTGCTCGACGAGAAGCCCCGTCACGGTTACGACATCATCAAGGCATTGGAGGAGCGCTCTCACGGTGCCTATTCGCCCAGCGCGGGCACGGTGTACCCCACTCTCACGATGCTCGAGGAGATGGGTTACGCCAAGGCGACCGCTGAGGACGGAGGCAAGAAGGTCTACGAGATCACCGCCGAGGGCAAGAAGCATCTCGAGGAGAACTCGAGCACCGTCGAGTCGATATTCGCGCGCATTTCCGAGGCGGTGGAGCCCTTTTTCAGCTCGTCCATGGCCGACGTCCGCAGCGCCATGCGGCATCTGGCGAGGAGCAGCTTGGGCACGGCCATGAAGCACGCCGAGAGCAGGGAAGTTCTGGGCAAAATCGCCGAAGTCCTGAACCGCGCCGCCGGCGAGATCGACGCGATCACCGGGTAG
- a CDS encoding ABC transporter permease has product MLIGEIISVALGALRANKLRSLLTMLGIVIGVAAVIAMVALGSGAQQAVKDRIASLGTTLLSVSPGQARGFGAAIGGQRKRMTIEDAKALDDPENLPDVIAVEPEMQKSSQVTWTNRNTNTSIIGTAANYLTVRNYKLSSGRMFTEAEDAGQRRVAIVGPTVAANLGLTTADALVGEDIRVGGVLFTVIGATEPKGQGSTFGDPDDQVLIPITTGRYRVFGSNWVRSINLLASTEDNIPLAMAEIQKALRRQHRLRTSDPDDFQIRSQTDFLTTTAETTQVFTYLLAGIAGVSLLVGGIGIMNIMLVSVTERTREIGIRKALGATRWNILLQFLIEAVVLCCLGGIVGIALGAGGAQLMSKTAGWNTQISIAAIAVAFAFSAGVGVIFGVWPARRASVMDPIVALRYE; this is encoded by the coding sequence ATGCTCATCGGCGAAATCATCAGTGTGGCGCTGGGCGCGCTACGTGCCAACAAGCTCCGCTCGCTGCTCACCATGCTCGGCATCGTGATCGGCGTGGCCGCCGTCATCGCCATGGTGGCGCTCGGCAGCGGCGCGCAGCAGGCCGTGAAGGACCGCATCGCGTCGCTCGGTACCACCCTCCTGAGCGTGAGTCCCGGCCAGGCGCGGGGGTTCGGCGCCGCCATCGGGGGCCAGCGCAAGCGCATGACCATCGAGGACGCCAAGGCGCTGGACGACCCGGAAAACCTCCCCGACGTGATCGCCGTGGAGCCGGAGATGCAGAAGAGTTCGCAGGTCACCTGGACCAACCGGAATACGAACACTTCGATCATCGGAACCGCCGCCAACTACCTGACGGTGCGCAACTACAAGCTTTCCTCGGGCCGCATGTTCACGGAGGCTGAAGACGCGGGGCAACGCCGGGTGGCCATCGTCGGCCCCACCGTGGCGGCGAACCTCGGCCTCACCACCGCCGATGCGCTGGTGGGTGAGGACATCCGCGTCGGCGGCGTGCTGTTCACGGTGATCGGCGCCACCGAACCGAAGGGCCAGGGAAGTACGTTCGGCGATCCGGACGATCAGGTGCTGATTCCGATCACCACTGGCCGTTATCGCGTGTTCGGCTCCAATTGGGTGCGCTCGATCAACCTCCTCGCGTCCACCGAGGATAACATCCCCCTGGCCATGGCCGAGATCCAGAAGGCCCTCCGTCGCCAGCACCGGCTGCGCACCAGCGATCCCGACGACTTCCAGATTCGCAGTCAGACCGACTTCCTCACCACGACCGCCGAAACGACGCAGGTGTTCACCTACCTGCTCGCCGGCATCGCGGGCGTCAGTCTGCTCGTCGGTGGCATTGGCATCATGAACATCATGCTCGTGTCGGTCACCGAGCGCACCCGAGAGATCGGCATTCGCAAGGCCCTCGGAGCCACCCGCTGGAACATCCTCCTGCAATTCCTCATCGAGGCCGTGGTGTTGTGCTGCCTGGGCGGCATCGTGGGTATTGCGTTAGGCGCCGGGGGCGCGCAACTCATGAGCAAGACCGCCGGCTGGAACACCCAGATCTCGATCGCCGCGATCGCCGTCGCCTTTGCCTTTTCGGCGGGGGTTGGCGTGATCTTTGGTGTATGGCCAGCTCGGCGCGCGTCAGTCATGGATCCGATCGTAGCGTTGCGGTACGAGTAG
- a CDS encoding efflux RND transporter periplasmic adaptor subunit, which translates to MNRFLPPIVIALVVGCGTGKSKQLPVQTQTITRRDIVVSADANGAIEPIVIVEVRSKASGMITDMPVETGTSVKPGNLLAQIDTQTVQKQFEQAQADLNSATAQLDVAIVQKKRSDDMLAAKVITPQENEQARLTYESAQATVVRQRAALDLAVQALQDATVRATTVGTIIEKDVQVGQIIQSSTSSVNGGTTLLKMADLSHVRMRAYFNETDIGNIRAGEPATVTVDAFPDRRFEGKVEKIEPQAVVQQGVTMFSVLVNLENFDGALLPGMNGEVSAIVDQRNNVIAVSNDAIKTTREGVTVAPMLGLNPDSVQANIRAQMSGGLAGMGSGRRGSRRGNSGNGGGATGAAVTRGDVELDPQQSAQGARRRGGGQQVQVTDQDCAAIAAAYKKFPKEKKQLDDLMAKMRDPDADRQALVGQMAPLYEKMGLDRTKVGACRRRDMVAANGGAGGLAAGASETGMTIRPRTGLVFVADSGGYKARVVMLGQSNFDYTEVLSGLKEGEKVVMLNVLALQAARDQQQDRFRQMQSSPLGGGGGGRGR; encoded by the coding sequence GTGAATCGATTTCTCCCCCCGATCGTGATCGCCCTGGTGGTCGGCTGCGGCACCGGCAAGAGCAAGCAACTGCCCGTGCAGACGCAGACCATCACGCGACGCGACATCGTAGTGTCCGCCGACGCCAATGGCGCGATCGAGCCGATCGTGATCGTCGAGGTGCGCTCCAAAGCCTCGGGCATGATCACCGACATGCCGGTGGAGACCGGAACGTCCGTCAAGCCGGGCAACCTGCTCGCGCAGATCGACACCCAGACCGTGCAGAAGCAGTTCGAGCAGGCCCAGGCCGATCTCAACTCCGCCACGGCGCAACTCGACGTCGCCATCGTGCAGAAGAAGCGCAGCGACGACATGCTGGCCGCCAAGGTGATCACGCCCCAGGAAAACGAGCAGGCGCGGCTCACGTACGAGAGTGCGCAGGCTACCGTGGTGCGCCAACGCGCCGCCCTCGACCTCGCCGTTCAGGCGCTGCAGGACGCAACCGTCCGCGCGACGACCGTCGGCACCATTATCGAGAAGGACGTCCAGGTGGGCCAGATCATTCAATCGTCCACCAGTTCGGTGAACGGCGGCACCACGCTGCTCAAGATGGCCGATCTGTCGCACGTGCGCATGCGCGCGTACTTCAACGAAACCGATATCGGCAACATCCGCGCTGGTGAGCCGGCCACGGTTACCGTGGATGCATTCCCCGACCGCCGATTCGAAGGCAAGGTCGAGAAGATCGAGCCCCAAGCCGTGGTCCAACAGGGCGTGACGATGTTCTCCGTGCTCGTCAACCTCGAGAACTTTGACGGCGCGCTGCTTCCCGGCATGAACGGCGAAGTCTCCGCCATCGTCGATCAACGCAACAACGTGATCGCCGTCTCCAACGACGCCATCAAGACCACCCGCGAGGGGGTGACCGTGGCGCCGATGCTTGGACTCAACCCGGATAGCGTTCAGGCCAATATACGCGCCCAGATGAGTGGCGGGCTCGCCGGCATGGGCAGTGGGCGGCGCGGAAGCCGGCGTGGGAACAGCGGAAACGGGGGCGGGGCTACAGGTGCGGCAGTAACCCGAGGCGACGTGGAGCTCGATCCTCAGCAGAGCGCGCAGGGCGCGAGACGGCGCGGCGGCGGCCAGCAGGTTCAGGTCACCGACCAGGATTGTGCGGCGATCGCGGCCGCCTACAAGAAGTTCCCCAAGGAGAAGAAGCAGCTCGACGATCTCATGGCGAAGATGCGCGACCCGGATGCCGACCGTCAGGCGCTGGTGGGCCAGATGGCCCCACTGTACGAGAAGATGGGCCTCGACCGTACCAAGGTGGGTGCCTGCCGCCGTCGTGACATGGTGGCCGCCAACGGCGGGGCCGGCGGCCTTGCCGCCGGTGCCTCGGAGACAGGGATGACCATACGGCCGCGCACGGGCCTCGTGTTCGTCGCCGACAGCGGCGGATACAAGGCCCGCGTCGTGATGCTTGGCCAGAGCAACTTCGACTACACCGAGGTGCTGAGCGGGCTCAAAGAAGGAGAGAAGGTCGTGATGCTCAACGTGCTGGCGCTGCAGGCGGCACGGGATCAGCAGCAGGACCGGTTCCGCCAGATGCAGTCGTCGCCCCTCGGCGGTGGCGGTGGCGGCCGCGGCCGCTAG
- a CDS encoding TolC family protein, with translation MKKFLILAALPAALAAQQPAVDSLRPISLKDAIALATQYAPAAVSAEGQISTARAGVTSAYAQFIPSLSWSMGQSQQSGPRLGQDGTIIQYLTPWSYSDGLRFGLTLFDGGQRLAGLRTAKAAVKSAEANEVAQKFSIALQVKTQYYNILAAMESEGAARAQLQQAVEQMKVSVAKVIAGASTKSDSLQSGIQVANARLALLTAQNNLQVASASLTRLVATPYLVTADPSDTLAQELTPVDSALVAHLAAQGPSIRGAQAGVASAEAGVSASRAPYLPSISISYGRNGSGFDKYFGIGGGQLSYSKSLSLSLSYSLFDNWTREAGSVSASVSLNNARATLRDAQFAAQQNVVQYVTGLQTLQEEIQIQQQSIVAAEENLRVQEQRYAVGASTLLDVLTAETTLNQARAQLIQYRLNYRTTKAQIEQIIGRDLQ, from the coding sequence ATGAAGAAGTTTCTGATTCTGGCGGCGCTGCCCGCCGCGCTCGCGGCACAGCAGCCCGCCGTCGATTCGCTGCGCCCCATATCCCTCAAGGACGCCATCGCCCTCGCCACCCAGTACGCGCCGGCGGCGGTGTCCGCCGAAGGGCAGATTTCCACGGCCCGGGCCGGGGTCACGTCGGCCTACGCGCAATTCATCCCGAGCCTCTCCTGGTCCATGGGGCAGAGTCAGCAGAGCGGCCCTCGATTGGGCCAGGACGGCACGATCATCCAGTACCTGACCCCCTGGTCGTACTCTGATGGCCTGCGGTTCGGACTCACCCTGTTCGACGGCGGTCAACGCCTTGCCGGCCTCCGCACCGCCAAAGCCGCCGTAAAGAGCGCCGAGGCTAACGAGGTCGCGCAGAAGTTCAGCATCGCGCTTCAGGTGAAGACGCAGTACTACAACATTCTCGCCGCCATGGAGTCGGAGGGCGCGGCACGCGCCCAGCTCCAGCAGGCGGTCGAGCAGATGAAGGTGTCGGTCGCCAAAGTCATTGCCGGCGCGTCCACCAAGTCCGACTCGCTCCAGTCCGGTATCCAGGTGGCCAACGCGCGCCTCGCGCTGCTCACAGCTCAGAACAACCTCCAGGTGGCCTCGGCGTCGCTGACCCGGCTCGTCGCCACTCCGTACCTGGTAACCGCCGACCCCTCGGACACCCTGGCGCAGGAACTCACGCCCGTGGACAGCGCCCTCGTGGCGCATCTCGCCGCCCAAGGGCCGAGCATCAGAGGCGCCCAGGCAGGTGTGGCGTCCGCCGAAGCCGGCGTCAGTGCGAGCAGGGCCCCGTACTTGCCCTCGATCAGCATTTCGTACGGCCGCAACGGCAGCGGCTTCGACAAGTACTTCGGAATCGGGGGGGGACAGCTGAGCTACAGCAAGAGCCTATCGCTGTCGCTCAGCTACAGCCTGTTCGACAACTGGACGCGTGAGGCCGGGTCAGTTTCGGCCAGTGTCTCCCTCAACAACGCCCGGGCCACGCTTCGCGACGCGCAGTTCGCGGCGCAACAGAACGTCGTCCAGTACGTCACGGGACTGCAGACGCTGCAGGAGGAGATCCAGATCCAGCAGCAGTCGATCGTGGCCGCCGAGGAGAACCTGCGCGTTCAGGAGCAGCGGTACGCGGTCGGCGCCTCCACCCTGCTCGACGTCCTCACGGCCGAGACCACGCTGAATCAGGCGCGGGCGCAGCTCATCCAGTACCGCCTCAACTACCGCACCACCAAGGCGCAGATCGAACAGATCATCGGGCGCGACCTGCAGTAA
- a CDS encoding RNA polymerase sigma factor → MTVAIAPRQPQLRAPVVDVGRPEREYVLAAQHGDQEAFAALVHLHQRRAYAVTRAIVSTHEDAEDAVQEGFLHAYRALDRFLPDQPFGAWLYRIMANSALDLVRRRKVRDADELPETVALPFRDPGEADELRRRLNEAVTHLTERQRSVIVLHDVEGFTHGEIGGMLGIPEGTARSDLHHARATLRGLLKDVWSDL, encoded by the coding sequence ATGACCGTAGCGATCGCTCCCAGGCAGCCACAACTGAGGGCGCCCGTGGTTGACGTGGGCAGGCCGGAGCGGGAGTACGTTCTTGCGGCGCAACACGGCGACCAGGAAGCGTTCGCGGCACTCGTGCACCTGCACCAGCGCCGCGCATACGCGGTCACGCGGGCAATCGTCTCGACGCATGAGGACGCGGAAGACGCGGTCCAGGAAGGGTTCTTGCACGCCTACCGCGCGCTCGACCGGTTCCTGCCCGACCAGCCCTTCGGCGCCTGGTTGTACCGCATCATGGCCAACTCGGCGCTCGATCTGGTTAGGCGTCGCAAGGTCCGCGATGCGGATGAATTGCCGGAAACGGTCGCGCTGCCATTCCGCGATCCGGGAGAGGCGGACGAGTTGCGGCGGCGGTTGAATGAAGCGGTAACGCACCTCACGGAGCGGCAGCGATCGGTCATCGTATTGCACGACGTAGAGGGGTTCACGCACGGCGAGATCGGCGGCATGCTCGGGATTCCCGAGGGAACTGCCCGGTCGGACCTGCACCACGCCCGCGCAACGTTGCGCGGGCTCTTGAAAGACGTATGGAGTGATCTATGA
- a CDS encoding HD domain-containing protein: MPDLPSRESALALMHEYTASESLRKHMLAVEAAMRAYAVRFDEDPARWGLAGLIHDFDYERYPNAEHSAIDEHPAHGVGLLRSMGWPEDILQAILGHATYCNVPRETPMAKTLFAVDELTGLITATALVKPTRSVHDVDARSVRKKMKDKAFARGVSREDVLLGAQELGVDLDAHVQFVIEAMRGVAPQLGLAGTPGPS, translated from the coding sequence ATGCCCGATCTACCATCCCGCGAATCCGCGCTCGCCCTGATGCATGAGTACACGGCCAGCGAGTCGCTCCGTAAACACATGCTTGCGGTCGAGGCTGCTATGCGCGCCTATGCCGTCAGATTCGACGAGGACCCCGCTCGGTGGGGACTTGCGGGGCTGATCCACGATTTCGACTACGAGCGGTATCCCAACGCCGAGCACTCGGCTATCGACGAACATCCCGCGCACGGCGTCGGACTGCTCCGCAGCATGGGCTGGCCCGAGGACATCCTGCAGGCCATCCTTGGCCACGCCACCTACTGCAACGTGCCGCGGGAGACTCCGATGGCCAAGACGTTGTTTGCCGTGGACGAACTGACTGGCCTCATCACGGCCACTGCCCTCGTCAAGCCGACGCGGAGCGTCCACGACGTGGATGCCCGTTCGGTACGGAAGAAGATGAAGGACAAGGCGTTCGCCCGCGGAGTGAGCCGGGAGGACGTGCTGCTCGGCGCGCAGGAACTGGGCGTGGACCTCGACGCCCACGTTCAGTTTGTGATCGAGGCCATGCGCGGTGTGGCGCCCCAGTTGGGGCTGGCCGGGACGCCTGGTCCCTCCTGA